A window from Culex pipiens pallens isolate TS chromosome 3, TS_CPP_V2, whole genome shotgun sequence encodes these proteins:
- the LOC120414131 gene encoding uncharacterized protein LOC120414131 — translation MVFHPKSSSQAVADSSTQALLHWGQQKQPLLLNFCCFLGDFVDELPQVRPSTTPRPSETGKGTSRKLPPVDLESASVRLLVAAAAHQEEALDRRHHVDHHPSQLMTTSR, via the exons ATGGTCTTCCACCCAAAATCCTCTTCCCAAGCCGTAGCAGATTCTTCAACGCAAGCCCTCCTCCACTGGGGGCAGCAGAAGCAGCCGCTGCTGTTGAACTTTTGCTGCTTTTTAGGAG ACTTCGTTGACGAGCTGCCCCAAGTACGCCCCAGTACGACGCCAAGGCCGTCGGAAACCGGCAAAGGAACCTCCAGGAAACTACCTCCAGTTGATTTGGAATCGGCGAGTGTCCGGTTGCTGGTGGCGGCCGCTGCCCATCAGGAAGAAGCGTTGGATCGCCGGCACCACGTTGATCACCACCCCAGTCAGTTGATGACAACGTCGCGATGA